aatacaaactcgggtgttcggtttacgaaattttatgattttccgaagtactctttaaccgtagggaattagagaaaactttcaacatgtggaaggagcagttttgtagcagctttccaacgccatattcttttagctgaagttcaacctagtactcggggaaggtcaggcacattactcgggaagttcatgttgtgatcagaatgttattctgatcccatgatcagaatagtgtttatgtatatatatatatgtgtgtgtgtgtgtgtgtgtgtgggtgtgtgtgtgtatgtgtgaattaattaatggtggttgtgagacattcgctgatatatatatatatatatatatatatatatgcataacgtgtacaatatgtagtatcgtaaaatatcagcaaacgaaaaagaattaaatggaaaacacaaaattaaataaaaaagaaatcataaacccaacccccccccaaccttttaataccagttggtgacaccaaccgatactaaagggctccctgccaccgaagctggctcgtgccacatggttgcgctttagcactggttcgtgctgaatcggtactaaaggggagggggcctttagtgcctacactttagcaccagttaccaaaccggcactaaagggtcttacgaaccggtgctattgcccggttctgcactagtgaatgtaGACTGCACACTAATGCAATTTGTACTTTCTTGCAGAGAGATTGGGATTTAAGATTAGCCTACCTTCTTCTCTATTCATTTGATGTAGCAAACAACTTCTGGCAGTTATATGGTGATTTCCTGCCTAGTGGAGAAGAATGCACCAGCTTGCTTCTGGCACCGAAGGTACTCTATAGCTAACTAAAACATAATTCCTGCTTTGCCTTTCTTTTTAGATGAAAGCTTCTAACAACTAATTCTAAGTCTGAAAGAATTTGCTCATTTACCTGTCTGGCTTGTAGGGGAGTCTAATGGAACTAGAAGATGAAGATATGTCCTCAGAGATGTTAAAACACCAACATGGAGCAGTTGATTTTTGGCAGAAACATCGGGTACAATTTTGTGCTAGTTTATCCACTTTGCTGGCTTGGATACCTGTAACACTAGCTTGATGGGTAATGTCCCAGCACAAAGCAATCCCTCAAAAACTAAAGCGGTTTGCCCCCTGATCGCGAGATATTTCTCTCGGGATTGAGCATTGTTCAATCTTGCTCTTTCAACAATATGAGAACAGGAGCTTTCATTCAAGATGCAAATGTCCTAGCTCCTTACGCCGGTACTTGTTTTCATGTTTATTCTTATTTTTAGTCGGAAAAACAACAAAATGAACTATTTTTGTAAATACTTAGACTATTTTGTTTGTATCAGTGATACTATATGTTTGTTTAGTATTTTAGAATTCTAGTATATGAGTTGGTATGAGATCATGATCGCAAAATTCTAAACTACAAGCCCCTTCCGATTTCTCTTTTTGCTCTAGATATGTTGAATCACTCACCTGATGCTAACTGTTTCCTGCATTGGCGTTTCAAAGATCGAATGCTTGAATTTACGATCAAGGCGGGGCATGCTATCAGAAAAGGAGATGAGGTACTGTTTAAAGAGTAGATTGTACATAAGCTGTAGATGCACCTTGGTTGCAGAACCTTATTTTTCTTTCCAGAGAGCCAATCCTTATGCCTTGATAGAAAAGAAAATGTTTTATAGCACTTGATAGGGGCAATCCTTGTACTTCAAGGTCAATCATTGGTACATTCACTTGATAGGTTGTAAGCGTGTGTCATTGCCAGAAAGATCAAGGGGCTTTTCGTAGCGAGAATTTTTTGTTTTTGCCActttagattttgccaattttccttatgccactctagattttgacatttcacttttgtcacccttagtttttgacaattatcacaattggcaTTCCtatggcaaaagcaaaattttcagagtggcaattgtgatacatttcaaaagctaagggtggcaaaaataaaataaaattattttgcttttgccacggaatgacAATATTGATAACTCTCAAAAGCTAAAAGtgacaaaagtgaaatgtcaaaatctagaatgGCATAAGAAAaagtggcaaaatctagagtggcaaaaacaaaatttcccCTTTCGCAAAAGTGTCGGGGTAAGCGGTTGCGCCACGATGCAGCCAGCGAGGCACCATTTGTCCACTCGTGAATGGTTGTGGACTAAATCATCCTACGTGGTGCAAGTTTAAGGATGGGATGATCACCTTTTGCAAGTTGATGGACTAAATCATCACATACATTGCAAGTTGTGgatccctgttggaaatatgccctagaggcaatgataaattggttattattatatttccttgttcatgataatcgtttattatccatgctagaattgtattgataggaaactcagatacatgtgtggatacatagacaacaccatgtccctagtaagcctctagttaactagctcgttgatcaatagatggttacggtttcctgaccatggacattggatgtcattgataacgggatcacatcattgggagaatgatgtgatggacaagacccaatcctaagcctagcacaaagatcgtgtagttcgtatgctaaagcttttctaatgtcaagtatcatttccttagaccatgagattgtgcaactcccggataccgtaggaatactttgggtgtgccaaacgtcacaacgtaactgggtggctataaaggtacactacaggtatctccgaaagtgtctgttgggttggcacgaatcgagactgggatttgtcactccgtgtaaacagagaggtatctctgggcccactcgataggacatcatcataatgtgcacaaagtgaccaaggagttgatcacgggatgatgtgttacggaacgagtaaagagacttgccagtaacgagattgaacaaggtatcgggataccgacgatcgaatctcgggcaagtacaataccgctagacaaagggaattga
The sequence above is a segment of the Triticum dicoccoides isolate Atlit2015 ecotype Zavitan chromosome 1A, WEW_v2.0, whole genome shotgun sequence genome. Coding sequences within it:
- the LOC119353795 gene encoding protein PLASTID TRANSCRIPTIONALLY ACTIVE 14-like produces the protein MEIPLELMLSITGKHPWMFFPGIIALGHPIFEIIESTNPERDWDLRLAYLLLYSFDVANNFWQLYGDFLPSGEECTSLLLAPKGSLMELEDEDMSSEMLKHQHGAVDFWQKHRIFLSGLSIVQSCSFNNMRTGAFIQDANVLAPYADMLNHSPDANCFLHWRFKDRMLEFTIKAGHAIRKGDEVLFKE